A single genomic interval of Bradyrhizobium sp. AZCC 1693 harbors:
- a CDS encoding O-methyltransferase codes for MAVIGDEKLQSFLDGLHAKSREQTALIQAFEARRNDAELPPGADEIKAFRSDKLVALDRNKAEFCYQLCRAKKASKVIEVGTSYGVSTIYMAAAVRENARSYGVDGIVIGTEYEPKKAEAARANFATAGVSQFIELREGDLRETLKRIDGPVDFVLMDVWIAMARSAIELIAPHLSGGAIVVCDNTLDHRAFYADYFAFLNDPANRFTTMTLPFQGGLELSVRR; via the coding sequence ATGGCCGTTATCGGCGACGAGAAGTTGCAATCGTTTCTTGACGGCCTCCACGCCAAGAGCCGCGAGCAAACTGCGCTGATCCAGGCATTCGAAGCTCGACGCAACGATGCCGAACTTCCTCCGGGAGCGGACGAGATCAAAGCATTCCGGAGCGACAAGCTGGTGGCCCTCGATCGCAACAAGGCAGAATTTTGTTACCAGTTGTGCCGCGCCAAGAAGGCTTCCAAGGTTATCGAGGTCGGAACGTCTTACGGAGTGTCGACGATCTATATGGCTGCCGCAGTGCGCGAAAACGCGCGCTCGTACGGTGTTGACGGCATCGTTATCGGGACCGAGTACGAGCCGAAAAAGGCGGAAGCGGCGCGGGCGAATTTTGCAACGGCGGGCGTAAGCCAATTCATCGAGCTTCGTGAGGGCGATCTTCGTGAGACGCTGAAGCGGATTGATGGGCCAGTTGACTTCGTCCTTATGGACGTTTGGATCGCTATGGCGCGATCGGCGATTGAGTTGATTGCGCCGCATCTTTCCGGGGGCGCGATTGTGGTGTGCGATAACACCCTCGATCATCGAGCGTTCTATGCCGACTACTTTGCGTTTCTCAACGATCCGGCGAACCGCTTCACCACAATGACTTTGCCTTTCCAAGGGGGCTTGGAGCTATCGGTTCGGCGCTGA
- a CDS encoding HD-GYP domain-containing protein: protein MTSVANKTSTKRRLLLASDRSDQSSELASILRSVGQVDTIATSDIPDAPERDLAGIVVDINLRSAESVQLVRNKLRAEAYREMPRLFVLADALHHGSMQAWALGATDTIARPFDAQGILQRIRAAFPDSDGYDETDRGKVLNRGVEAAHAVMVKIFEKLPAGVPLKFSDIVEAENKILKAIKHSSLREWLTTVGCHHAGSYRHCLFVTGFAVAYAQHLGMRDDDQRRLARAALLHDVGKAFIPVAILDKPGPLTLDEMEEMRQHPRRGYDALAAQGGFPPEMLDVVLHHHEFLDGTGYPNGLNGKQISDIVRLTTIVDIYAALVEKRAYRLQFTHAKAFGMMEEMGDKIDQHLLHAFRPVAFGYY, encoded by the coding sequence ATGACATCGGTAGCCAACAAGACTTCGACCAAGCGCCGGCTGTTGCTGGCTTCGGATCGGAGCGATCAAAGCAGCGAACTCGCCAGCATTCTGCGGTCCGTCGGTCAGGTCGACACCATCGCGACATCTGACATTCCCGACGCGCCGGAGCGCGACCTGGCGGGCATCGTGGTCGACATCAACCTGCGCTCCGCCGAGAGCGTGCAGCTGGTGCGCAACAAGCTGCGCGCCGAGGCCTATCGCGAAATGCCGCGGCTGTTCGTGCTGGCGGATGCGCTGCATCACGGATCGATGCAGGCCTGGGCGCTCGGCGCCACCGACACCATCGCGCGGCCGTTCGACGCGCAAGGCATCCTGCAGCGGATTCGCGCCGCGTTTCCGGACAGCGACGGATATGACGAGACCGATCGCGGCAAGGTCCTGAACAGGGGCGTCGAGGCGGCGCATGCCGTGATGGTCAAGATCTTCGAAAAGCTTCCGGCCGGCGTTCCCCTGAAATTCAGCGACATCGTCGAGGCCGAGAACAAGATTCTCAAGGCGATCAAGCATTCGTCCCTGCGCGAATGGCTGACGACAGTCGGCTGCCATCACGCCGGCAGCTACCGCCATTGCCTTTTTGTCACCGGCTTTGCGGTCGCCTACGCGCAGCATCTCGGCATGCGCGACGACGACCAGCGCCGTCTCGCCCGTGCAGCCCTGCTGCACGACGTCGGCAAGGCGTTCATTCCGGTGGCGATCCTGGACAAGCCGGGCCCGCTGACGCTGGACGAGATGGAAGAGATGCGCCAGCATCCGCGCCGCGGTTATGACGCGCTGGCTGCCCAAGGCGGTTTCCCGCCCGAAATGCTCGACGTGGTGCTGCACCACCACGAATTCCTCGACGGCACCGGCTACCCGAACGGCCTGAACGGCAAGCAGATCAGCGACATCGTGCGGCTGACCACGATCGTGGATATCTATGCGGCCCTGGTCGAGAAGCGCGCCTACCGGCTGCAGTTCACCCACGCCAAGGCGTTCGGCATGATGGAAGAAATGGGCGACAAGATCGACCAGCATCTGCTGCACGCCTTCCGCCCGGTGGCGTTCGGATACTATTGA